From a region of the Paenibacillus lutimineralis genome:
- a CDS encoding putative sensor domain DACNV-containing protein: MTLASHLKEVWNKRGLILKGMAVPELPSDENLLELLEISYHASLMTEEARKVKFRLAFCNPDDFTKKILANREQYHTIHFKNSRDFNVSELLRLAPATDPT; encoded by the coding sequence ATGACACTAGCTTCTCATTTAAAAGAAGTGTGGAATAAAAGAGGTTTAATTCTCAAAGGAATGGCCGTTCCAGAACTGCCATCAGATGAAAATTTATTAGAGTTACTTGAAATCTCTTATCATGCATCACTCATGACTGAAGAAGCACGAAAAGTAAAGTTTCGTCTTGCATTTTGTAATCCCGATGATTTCACTAAAAAGATTTTAGCTAACAGAGAACAATACCACACTATCCATTTTAAAAATTCGCGTGATTTTAATGTGAGTGAATTATTAAGATTAGCACCAGCCACTGACCCAACATAA
- a CDS encoding diadenylate cyclase, whose translation MSGVDGAIVMTDKLRLLGFGAEVTVSSPSLSKIKVAEDVNGIGNNYFPIESFGTRHRSAFRFCSSYENSVAFVISQDGGVKAIKRVGADIVLWPDINLSYLGI comes from the coding sequence TTGTCAGGAGTAGATGGTGCTATTGTGATGACTGATAAATTACGATTATTAGGATTTGGGGCAGAAGTTACCGTATCTTCTCCATCTTTAAGTAAGATAAAAGTCGCTGAAGATGTCAATGGTATTGGCAACAATTATTTCCCCATAGAATCTTTTGGGACAAGACATCGTTCTGCTTTTAGATTTTGCTCCAGTTACGAAAATTCTGTTGCTTTTGTAATATCACAAGATGGCGGGGTAAAAGCGATTAAGAGAGTAGGGGCAGATATAGTATTATGGCCAGATATTAATTTGAGTTATCTGGGAATTTGA
- a CDS encoding DUF4145 domain-containing protein codes for MRLFGSWDNTRTTSGISYHCGFCGTNAAPSAYYYCVSKSSTSSKTTARIYICPNCNKPTYKSESEQIPGFKFGHEVKHLPNDEVRELYKEARKCTSIGAFTSSVLACRKLLMNVAVSQGAEEGKSFVEYINFLESRGYIPPGGRTWVDEIRKHGNQATHEIEMKTKEQAEGIIVFTEMLLKFIFEFPASVTSTSSS; via the coding sequence ATGAGATTATTTGGTAGTTGGGATAATACTAGAACTACGAGTGGAATATCATATCATTGTGGATTCTGTGGTACTAACGCTGCGCCAAGTGCTTATTATTATTGCGTTAGCAAATCATCAACATCATCAAAAACAACAGCACGAATTTATATCTGCCCTAATTGTAATAAACCTACTTACAAATCGGAAAGTGAACAAATACCTGGTTTTAAGTTTGGACATGAAGTAAAGCATTTACCTAATGATGAAGTAAGGGAATTGTATAAAGAAGCTAGAAAATGTACAAGCATTGGGGCATTTACTTCTAGCGTTCTAGCTTGTAGAAAACTACTGATGAATGTCGCTGTCTCTCAGGGTGCAGAAGAAGGGAAAAGTTTTGTCGAGTACATAAATTTTCTTGAGAGTAGAGGTTATATCCCTCCCGGAGGCCGAACTTGGGTTGATGAAATAAGGAAACATGGGAATCAGGCCACGCATGAAATAGAAATGAAGACTAAAGAACAAGCCGAAGGTATTATTGTATTTACTGAAATGTTACTTAAATTTATCTTTGAATTTCCTGCTTCTGTTACTAGCACATCATCAAGTTAA
- a CDS encoding restriction endonuclease: MYKKEFKIIFNEEDNRIKQGEYFEDIVAKILKSQRYIVKQRVNFTGMEIDLIAKHNDRNNEEIYVECKAKEKLSSNDIKSFVFNTTFKKMHYGYFISTVEFGHQVAGLIDEIENNSEYKNLYFFGPEKIIEFLEESNEIVKDNNKNFTESVAKMILSHTYFGVYKLYLFSGGTFSTKFCVTNSCNEIVNDLDIITKLQSYIPEISDLEFVDYSNEEELEKLNSANISNFEATMLETVAEVKRSEEWFDYLPTSSKHFIGRKDILMKYEEFIESIKSKKSDKRVFYIEGKSGWGKSSLVSAIRDKSKTKKFRNSEFIFAVDTRSASTNNFIALAFRKMIESASDEGFLGSGHSKNQINILSSYDILGSESIKTLFQFLEENNKYLILIFDQFEDIFRKESIFKVFYKFLLDINNFRTNIIVGFSWKSEIAVPIQHEAYHLWQVLKSETFSIDMREFDSKEVNGVINQLQNSIEFKLDSNIKRRIMESSQGFPWLTKKLCIHTFNEFSKNVSIDELLEQELNIKTLFDKDLETVNVNELKALRYIAKRAFDGNMFDATEIDEVIDNITLTSLINKRLVIRSGAKYNIYWDIFRDYLVSNEIPLIGESYILRIRPSVCFEVFSDFQINESIEFEELRHRYVGRYTDKTLYNILRQLLDIGLLTKEETAYRVNKNIESVDKTEFIDYLSKKFERYTPYLKLVSSTDEVNSIQQILLILQDTFKGVELRNSTWEIYTKTFISWISYIGLKGIEDIEMYSFDTILSNKLPSRKSKNQMLTFTPQKPIRDDIEVFLEVINNKDKIDIKSKNKFLYDLSAIGVLHYWKDDVILTKIGIQLSMIKSKDELLSAFSNLASNMDKIKRAIELITDNNITNIKEFRTHAFELVEHINSDIYRKQTLGKIFNWAIFITENRRGIFTEIN, from the coding sequence ATGTATAAAAAAGAATTTAAAATAATTTTTAATGAAGAAGATAATCGAATCAAACAAGGTGAGTATTTTGAAGATATTGTTGCTAAAATACTCAAATCCCAACGGTACATTGTCAAGCAGAGAGTGAACTTTACAGGAATGGAAATTGATTTAATTGCTAAACACAATGATAGAAATAATGAAGAAATCTATGTTGAATGTAAAGCAAAAGAGAAATTAAGTTCAAATGATATCAAAAGTTTTGTGTTTAATACTACATTCAAAAAAATGCACTATGGATATTTTATTTCAACTGTGGAATTTGGGCATCAAGTCGCTGGATTAATTGATGAAATTGAGAATAATAGCGAGTATAAGAATTTATATTTTTTTGGACCTGAAAAAATTATAGAATTTTTAGAAGAATCGAATGAAATTGTAAAGGATAATAATAAAAATTTTACCGAAAGTGTAGCTAAAATGATATTAAGTCACACATATTTTGGTGTATATAAATTGTATTTGTTTAGTGGTGGAACTTTCTCAACAAAATTTTGTGTAACTAATAGTTGCAATGAAATTGTAAATGATTTAGACATAATAACAAAATTACAATCCTACATACCTGAGATTTCTGATCTAGAATTTGTTGATTACTCTAATGAGGAAGAACTTGAAAAACTTAATAGTGCAAATATTTCTAATTTTGAAGCTACAATGTTAGAGACAGTAGCTGAGGTAAAACGAAGTGAAGAATGGTTTGATTATTTACCAACGTCAAGCAAACACTTCATTGGTAGAAAAGACATACTTATGAAATATGAAGAGTTTATTGAGTCAATTAAATCAAAAAAAAGTGATAAAAGAGTTTTTTATATAGAAGGTAAGTCTGGATGGGGCAAGAGTTCATTAGTTTCTGCAATTAGAGATAAAAGTAAGACAAAAAAATTCAGAAACTCAGAGTTTATATTCGCAGTTGATACAAGAAGTGCATCAACTAATAATTTTATTGCACTAGCATTTAGAAAAATGATTGAAAGTGCTTCAGATGAAGGGTTTCTTGGCTCAGGACATAGCAAAAATCAGATTAATATACTGTCAAGTTATGATATTTTGGGTTCTGAATCGATAAAAACATTATTTCAATTTCTTGAAGAAAATAATAAATATCTAATTCTAATTTTCGACCAATTTGAAGATATCTTCAGAAAGGAATCTATTTTTAAAGTCTTTTATAAGTTTTTACTAGATATTAATAATTTTCGAACAAATATTATCGTTGGATTTTCATGGAAATCTGAAATAGCAGTACCTATTCAGCATGAAGCATATCATTTATGGCAAGTTTTAAAAAGTGAAACTTTTAGTATTGATATGAGAGAATTTGATTCAAAGGAAGTTAATGGAGTCATTAATCAGCTTCAAAATTCTATAGAGTTTAAGCTAGACTCAAATATAAAAAGAAGAATCATGGAAAGTTCTCAAGGTTTTCCTTGGTTAACAAAGAAATTATGTATTCACACCTTCAATGAGTTTAGCAAAAATGTATCTATCGATGAGTTACTTGAGCAAGAATTGAATATTAAGACGCTATTTGACAAAGATCTTGAAACCGTGAATGTCAATGAGCTTAAAGCATTAAGGTACATTGCGAAACGAGCATTTGATGGTAATATGTTTGATGCAACGGAAATCGATGAGGTCATTGATAACATAACTCTTACTTCATTAATTAATAAGAGATTAGTTATTCGTTCTGGAGCAAAATATAATATTTATTGGGATATTTTCAGGGATTACTTGGTCAGTAATGAAATACCATTAATTGGGGAAAGTTATATTTTAAGAATAAGACCAAGTGTTTGCTTTGAAGTTTTTAGCGATTTTCAAATCAATGAAAGTATAGAATTCGAGGAACTGAGACATAGATATGTAGGAAGATATACAGATAAAACGTTATATAATATTTTAAGGCAGCTTCTAGATATTGGATTACTCACTAAAGAAGAAACAGCCTATAGAGTCAATAAGAATATTGAGTCGGTTGATAAAACTGAATTTATAGATTATTTGAGTAAGAAATTTGAGAGATACACCCCATATCTCAAATTAGTGAGTAGCACTGATGAAGTTAATTCAATTCAACAGATTCTTCTTATTCTACAAGATACATTTAAGGGAGTTGAATTAAGAAACTCGACATGGGAAATATATACAAAAACATTTATTAGTTGGATATCATATATTGGTTTAAAAGGTATCGAAGATATCGAAATGTATTCATTTGATACTATTCTTTCAAATAAGCTTCCAAGTAGAAAATCAAAAAATCAAATGTTGACATTTACGCCTCAGAAACCAATAAGAGATGATATCGAGGTGTTTTTAGAGGTAATAAACAATAAAGATAAGATAGATATTAAAAGCAAAAATAAATTTTTATATGATCTAAGTGCAATTGGGGTTTTGCATTATTGGAAGGATGATGTCATTTTGACTAAAATCGGAATACAACTGTCGATGATAAAATCTAAAGATGAGTTATTAAGTGCTTTTTCAAACCTTGCCAGCAATATGGATAAAATAAAAAGAGCAATTGAATTGATTACTGATAATAATATTACAAATATAAAAGAATTTAGAACTCATGCATTTGAGTTAGTCGAACATATTAATTCTGACATTTATAGAAAACAAACATTAGGTAAGATTTTTAATTGGGCTATTTTTATTACTGAAAATCGTAGGGGGATTTTTACTGAAATCAATTGA
- a CDS encoding DUF2399 domain-containing protein, whose protein sequence is MCTIGQSRTASKVFIKRCLESNPNCSIYYSGDLDVPGIQMLKGMKKKFFPAQFYAWRMDPSIYLKYVEPKSNFLSEEDLKYLKASEGGLEKEMVDFRAKVYQELFGKELKEDWFQALSETIK, encoded by the coding sequence TTGTGTACGATAGGACAATCGAGAACTGCTTCCAAGGTATTTATTAAGAGATGTCTAGAATCAAATCCAAACTGCTCTATTTATTATTCAGGTGATCTTGATGTTCCAGGTATTCAGATGTTGAAAGGAATGAAAAAAAAATTCTTTCCAGCGCAATTCTATGCATGGCGAATGGATCCTTCAATATACCTTAAGTATGTTGAACCTAAAAGTAATTTTCTATCTGAAGAGGATTTAAAATATCTTAAAGCTTCTGAAGGTGGGTTAGAAAAAGAAATGGTGGATTTTAGGGCTAAGGTTTATCAAGAGTTATTTGGTAAGGAGTTAAAAGAGGATTGGTTTCAGGCGTTATCTGAGACTATTAAATAG
- a CDS encoding VOC family protein yields MDAVFLPVKNLEESLKWYTDIFGFPLRWKNKRMAGMAIAPNCGFHIVEVKDYEPQKGYTPFNFVVNNVEEIRNKLKGKKVKVSAIKTSEPVRFDFIDINGNAISVIQLN; encoded by the coding sequence ATCGATGCTGTTTTTTTACCAGTAAAAAACCTTGAAGAATCATTAAAATGGTACACTGATATTTTTGGTTTTCCACTTCGTTGGAAAAATAAAAGAATGGCAGGAATGGCGATTGCACCTAATTGTGGGTTTCATATTGTTGAAGTAAAGGACTATGAACCGCAGAAGGGATACACTCCTTTTAATTTTGTTGTTAATAATGTTGAAGAGATTAGAAATAAACTTAAAGGGAAGAAAGTAAAAGTATCTGCAATTAAGACAAGTGAACCCGTGAGATTTGACTTCATTGATATTAATGGAAATGCCATCAGTGTAATACAACTAAATTAG
- a CDS encoding retropepsin-like aspartic protease codes for MTTSLTVTFRGRVLRIEDVVIDTGSSHTIISPDILEEIGVTYETGDCIYEAYGIGGSIPFYTKIMDRIEIGARIIENIEIDVGILPKDHRGLLGLDILKQQNFIIDLKTLELRN; via the coding sequence ATTACGACATCACTTACCGTTACATTCAGAGGACGAGTATTGAGAATAGAAGATGTAGTTATAGATACAGGATCTTCGCATACTATAATCAGTCCTGATATTTTAGAGGAAATCGGTGTGACCTACGAAACAGGAGACTGTATTTACGAAGCATACGGGATTGGCGGAAGCATTCCTTTCTATACCAAAATTATGGACAGGATTGAAATAGGTGCAAGAATCATTGAAAATATAGAAATAGATGTAGGCATTCTGCCTAAGGATCATAGAGGGCTACTTGGATTAGATATTCTGAAACAACAAAATTTTATTATTGACTTGAAAACATTAGAATTACGAAATTGA